A window of Myxococcales bacterium contains these coding sequences:
- a CDS encoding DUF1554 domain-containing protein, translating into MRAGRLGIVGGAVVVAVVGCNVVSGVAVDVDDASAPTPEAGAPSEAGPKIDGAVSVDASPDVSRADATTTDGEAGDAGALQDASVDAADDVADASDAGPPIPAVPPTVLATVAGLLDFDITDGKLATLVGTTISICDLPGCAARVPVPTATGKAGLFGMTSDRVVYYERTTTPVPPGPASQIDNAFTIAFDGTARTQVSNLQTVGVQNMVFASHLALGLTSTTYGGTWVRPADAGRRTLFATLPLGNPHRVGRTTASAHENVGAHVFYLPEQQKFLVEGNTTGAVTPPVLTVTDVNVALPPGVPVAIGTSERGPAVTYPTIVARIGAKLFACPAAADCLTWIDLGALGDVFTLDAESLYFGDARGLSKCALSEIATRGTCTPNRMLKDVLVEAPLLLRGPDVVWKSGTDVLSLPRSTALSCPPGEGRSAGGLCVACAAGSVPAYEPNVCEACPRGTYTDASGATRCMPCPDGTSTAASGSPTSAACLACPVGEVSSAETAHLCVPTPKRIFVTSEKHSGDLAGDGALPGANAIAKADAFCMQSAAKPATGTYKALLADGTNRSSTIDWPFAPSTRYALTDGRTTVTTTDATGALVFPLAGAWGPSLPAGEDTWTGLTGTAATHASTCGGWTIGSGSVGMAGRPSATTTAALSFAGAQCGLFRRLVCVEQ; encoded by the coding sequence ATGCGTGCAGGGCGGCTTGGAATCGTGGGTGGGGCGGTCGTGGTCGCGGTCGTCGGCTGCAACGTCGTGAGCGGTGTCGCCGTGGACGTCGACGATGCCTCGGCGCCTACCCCCGAGGCCGGTGCTCCCTCGGAGGCGGGGCCGAAGATCGACGGTGCCGTCTCCGTCGATGCCTCGCCCGACGTATCCCGCGCCGACGCCACGACGACCGATGGCGAAGCCGGCGACGCGGGGGCTCTCCAAGACGCGTCCGTCGACGCCGCGGATGACGTCGCGGACGCGAGCGACGCGGGCCCGCCCATTCCGGCCGTTCCCCCCACGGTGCTCGCCACCGTGGCCGGCCTCCTCGACTTCGACATCACCGACGGGAAGCTTGCGACGCTCGTCGGCACGACGATCTCGATCTGCGATCTCCCGGGGTGCGCGGCACGTGTGCCCGTCCCGACCGCGACCGGCAAGGCGGGGCTCTTCGGGATGACGAGCGATCGCGTCGTCTACTACGAGCGAACGACCACTCCCGTCCCCCCCGGGCCCGCCTCCCAGATCGACAACGCGTTCACCATCGCGTTCGACGGCACCGCGCGCACCCAGGTCTCGAACCTCCAGACCGTGGGTGTGCAGAACATGGTGTTCGCCTCGCACCTCGCGCTCGGCCTCACGAGCACGACGTACGGAGGCACGTGGGTGCGTCCGGCGGACGCGGGGCGACGCACGCTCTTCGCGACGCTCCCGCTCGGCAATCCCCACCGCGTCGGGCGCACCACGGCGTCTGCGCACGAGAACGTGGGCGCGCACGTCTTCTACCTCCCGGAGCAGCAGAAATTCCTGGTCGAGGGCAACACGACCGGCGCCGTGACGCCCCCGGTGCTCACGGTGACCGACGTGAACGTCGCGCTCCCTCCCGGAGTCCCCGTGGCTATCGGCACGAGCGAGCGAGGCCCCGCCGTCACGTACCCGACGATCGTCGCTCGGATCGGGGCGAAGCTCTTCGCTTGCCCCGCCGCGGCCGACTGCCTCACGTGGATCGACCTCGGCGCGCTCGGAGACGTCTTCACGCTCGACGCCGAGAGCCTCTACTTCGGGGACGCCCGCGGCCTCTCCAAGTGTGCGCTCTCCGAGATCGCGACACGCGGGACGTGTACCCCGAACCGCATGCTGAAGGACGTGCTCGTCGAGGCCCCGCTCCTCCTTCGAGGCCCCGACGTGGTGTGGAAGAGCGGCACCGACGTGCTCTCCTTGCCGAGGTCGACCGCGCTCTCGTGCCCTCCTGGCGAGGGCCGCTCGGCCGGCGGGCTGTGCGTGGCGTGCGCGGCCGGATCCGTCCCTGCGTACGAGCCCAACGTGTGCGAGGCCTGTCCGCGTGGTACCTACACCGACGCCTCCGGTGCGACCCGCTGCATGCCGTGCCCGGACGGGACCTCGACCGCCGCCTCCGGGAGCCCGACCTCGGCGGCGTGTCTCGCGTGCCCGGTGGGCGAGGTCTCGTCCGCGGAGACGGCGCACCTCTGCGTGCCGACGCCGAAGCGCATCTTCGTCACGAGCGAGAAGCACAGCGGTGACCTCGCGGGGGACGGGGCGCTCCCCGGCGCGAACGCCATCGCGAAGGCCGATGCGTTCTGCATGCAGTCCGCGGCGAAGCCCGCGACGGGCACCTACAAGGCCCTCCTCGCCGACGGCACGAACCGCAGCTCGACGATCGACTGGCCGTTCGCCCCGAGCACGCGCTACGCCCTCACCGACGGGCGAACGACGGTGACGACCACAGACGCGACAGGCGCCCTGGTCTTCCCGCTCGCGGGCGCGTGGGGCCCGTCGCTCCCAGCCGGAGAGGACACGTGGACGGGCCTCACGGGCACCGCGGCGACCCACGCCTCCACCTGCGGCGGGTGGACCATCGGCTCGGGCTCCGTGGGCATGGCGGGCAGGCCGAGCGCCACGACGACCGCCGCGCTCTCGTTCGCGGGCGCCCAGTGCGGTCTCTTCCGTCGCCTGGTGTGCGTCGAACAATAG
- a CDS encoding NAD-dependent epimerase/dehydratase family protein, protein MARMLVTGATGFLGAHLVAQLLERGDTVVALCRGAGPDVAVRGKTAEIARGDVLDAASVEAAARGCDGVFHCAGKVSRDPRDAEELHLLHVEGTKRTLDACKAAGVRRAVVASTSGTVAVSAEEDKVSTEADEAPVGLLNRWPYYRTKLFAERAALERNAADFEVVCVNPTLLLGPGDLRGSSTEDVRLFLERRIPAVPPGGLSYVDVRDAALGMMLAMERGRPGARYLLGASNVTIREFFARLERISGIAAPVLPLPRAPELSKVGTELVEKMLGRFGMSLPVDPVSFDMAQYTWYLDASLAEAELGWSPRDAVETLADTVRDLQDRGVVWPEPDFVRKGSLSSYLRGEEGSA, encoded by the coding sequence ATGGCACGAATGCTTGTCACCGGAGCGACCGGGTTCCTCGGCGCCCACCTCGTCGCGCAGCTCCTCGAGCGAGGGGACACCGTGGTCGCGCTCTGCCGAGGCGCGGGGCCCGACGTCGCCGTGCGCGGAAAAACCGCGGAGATCGCGCGAGGCGACGTGCTCGATGCCGCGAGCGTCGAGGCGGCGGCCCGCGGGTGCGATGGGGTCTTCCACTGCGCCGGGAAGGTCTCGCGCGACCCCCGCGACGCCGAGGAGCTCCACCTCCTGCACGTCGAGGGGACGAAGCGCACCCTCGACGCGTGCAAGGCGGCCGGTGTGCGGCGCGCCGTCGTCGCGTCGACGAGCGGCACCGTGGCCGTGTCGGCCGAAGAGGACAAGGTCTCGACCGAGGCCGACGAGGCGCCCGTCGGACTCCTCAACCGCTGGCCGTACTACCGCACGAAGCTCTTCGCGGAGCGGGCAGCGCTCGAGCGAAACGCGGCCGATTTCGAGGTCGTGTGCGTGAACCCGACGCTCCTCCTCGGGCCCGGCGATCTGCGCGGTTCGTCGACGGAGGACGTTCGCCTCTTCCTCGAGCGGCGGATCCCCGCGGTGCCTCCCGGTGGCCTCTCGTACGTCGACGTGCGCGACGCGGCGCTCGGGATGATGCTCGCCATGGAGCGTGGTCGGCCCGGCGCGCGGTACCTCCTCGGCGCGAGCAACGTCACGATCCGCGAGTTTTTCGCGCGGCTCGAGCGCATCTCGGGGATCGCGGCGCCCGTGCTCCCGCTGCCTCGTGCTCCCGAGCTCTCCAAGGTGGGCACCGAGCTCGTCGAGAAGATGCTGGGGCGCTTCGGCATGTCTCTCCCGGTCGACCCGGTGAGCTTCGACATGGCGCAGTACACCTGGTACCTCGACGCTTCGCTCGCGGAGGCGGAGCTCGGGTGGTCGCCACGTGACGCGGTGGAAACGTTGGCCGACACGGTGCGCGATCTCCAGGACCGCGGGGTCGTCTGGCCCGAGCCCGATTTCGTGCGGAAAGGGAGCCTCTCGTCGTACCTTCGAGGTGAAGAAGGATCGGCATGA
- a CDS encoding diacylglycerol kinase family lipid kinase, translated as MKKPVLVVNPKSGGGKTGKTFGAMRATIESRIGPCDVRETERSGHAIALAEEAARDGHPLVVAVGGDGTFNEVVNGLMRAKTAGHEAELGLIAQGTGGDFRRSLGIEHRLDVYLDALAGTKTRRIDVGLLEHDGGKTRYFVNILSAGMGGLVDQYVAEGSRAMGGGAAYYFASLKALVNAKVGHVRCKITKGGEVTERTVPTLMIAICNGRFFGSGMKVGPMAEIDDGIFEVVALGQTSKLGFAVTSNAIYSGGHMRDARTVHMRGDTIEMSLENADASPHFLLDLDGEPLGGLPIKVTVVPKALALRVA; from the coding sequence ATGAAGAAGCCCGTGCTCGTGGTGAACCCGAAGTCCGGCGGGGGGAAGACCGGCAAGACCTTCGGAGCCATGCGCGCGACGATCGAGAGCCGCATCGGCCCGTGCGACGTCCGTGAGACCGAGCGCTCGGGCCACGCGATCGCCCTCGCCGAGGAGGCCGCTCGTGATGGGCACCCCCTCGTCGTAGCGGTCGGCGGAGACGGGACGTTCAACGAGGTCGTGAACGGGCTCATGCGGGCGAAGACTGCCGGTCACGAAGCGGAGCTCGGCCTCATCGCTCAGGGGACGGGCGGCGACTTCCGCAGGTCCCTCGGCATCGAGCACCGGCTCGACGTGTACCTCGACGCGCTCGCGGGCACGAAGACGCGCCGCATCGACGTGGGGCTCCTCGAGCACGACGGCGGAAAGACACGCTATTTCGTGAACATCCTCTCGGCCGGCATGGGCGGCCTCGTCGATCAGTACGTCGCCGAGGGCAGCCGCGCGATGGGCGGCGGCGCGGCCTACTATTTCGCGTCGCTGAAGGCGCTCGTGAACGCCAAGGTCGGCCACGTGCGCTGCAAGATCACCAAGGGCGGCGAGGTGACCGAGAGGACGGTGCCCACGCTCATGATCGCCATCTGCAACGGTCGGTTTTTCGGCTCCGGCATGAAGGTCGGCCCGATGGCCGAGATCGACGACGGCATCTTCGAGGTCGTCGCGCTCGGGCAGACGTCGAAGCTCGGCTTCGCCGTCACGTCGAACGCGATCTACTCGGGCGGGCACATGCGGGACGCGCGCACGGTGCACATGCGCGGCGACACCATCGAGATGTCGCTCGAGAACGCCGACGCGTCGCCGCACTTCTTGCTCGACCTCGACGGCGAGCCGCTCGGGGGACTGCCCATCAAGGTGACCGTGGTCCCGAAGGCCCTCGCGCTGCGCGTGGCCTGA
- a CDS encoding serine/threonine protein kinase: protein MSRLGAQLEARVGEAIGRYTLVSLLGVGGSAAVYEARHRNGHVCALKVLHTSYKLQEADVERFRREPYMANTIDHPGVVRIYDDGIDPNGMPYFVMEKLSGECVGAWLGRNPKPAPSAVLAVLRGALSVLEKAHSAGILHRDVKPSNLFVCDDGVIKVLDFGIARSVSLSALTATGAVLGTPAFMAPEQAIGQKEAFGPPTDVFAVGASGLMLLHGRQLRKGNELVLAAIMPLPRSNDLGLEGPPRLLAVLDRAVSFDRNARFASATEMLDALASVDGEVAAWEIANGVAGFDLRTLRPAPFVDPDTTEVTGPPESLDGLTTVVRSTPEGGDARPSAPPAVSGTRQKTDVPALARTRRGRP, encoded by the coding sequence ATGTCCCGACTGGGCGCGCAGCTCGAGGCTCGTGTGGGGGAGGCGATCGGGCGGTACACGCTCGTGAGCCTGCTCGGCGTGGGAGGGAGCGCCGCGGTGTACGAAGCGCGCCACCGCAACGGGCATGTGTGCGCCCTCAAGGTGCTCCACACGAGCTACAAGCTCCAGGAGGCGGACGTCGAGCGCTTCCGCCGTGAGCCCTACATGGCGAACACGATCGACCACCCGGGGGTCGTGCGCATCTACGACGACGGCATCGACCCGAACGGCATGCCCTACTTCGTCATGGAGAAGCTCTCCGGGGAGTGTGTCGGCGCCTGGCTCGGGCGCAATCCGAAGCCCGCGCCGTCGGCGGTGCTCGCCGTGCTGCGCGGTGCGCTCTCCGTGCTCGAGAAGGCCCACTCTGCGGGCATCCTCCACCGTGACGTGAAACCGTCGAACCTCTTCGTGTGCGACGACGGCGTCATCAAGGTGCTCGATTTCGGCATCGCGCGGTCGGTCAGCCTCTCGGCGCTCACGGCGACCGGGGCCGTGCTCGGCACGCCGGCGTTCATGGCGCCCGAGCAAGCCATCGGGCAAAAAGAGGCCTTCGGTCCGCCGACGGACGTCTTCGCGGTAGGGGCGTCGGGGCTCATGCTCCTCCACGGCCGCCAGCTCCGGAAGGGCAACGAGCTCGTGCTCGCCGCCATCATGCCTCTCCCACGTTCGAACGACCTCGGGCTCGAGGGGCCTCCGAGGCTCCTCGCCGTGCTCGACCGCGCGGTGAGCTTCGATCGAAACGCGAGGTTCGCCTCGGCGACCGAGATGCTCGACGCCCTCGCCTCGGTCGATGGAGAGGTCGCAGCGTGGGAGATCGCGAACGGCGTCGCCGGGTTCGACCTCCGCACGCTCCGCCCCGCGCCCTTCGTCGATCCCGACACGACCGAGGTCACGGGCCCCCCCGAGTCTCTCGATGGCCTCACGACCGTGGTGCGCAGCACCCCCGAGGGGGGTGACGCCCGTCCGAGCGCGCCCCCCGCGGTGTCCGGGACCCGCCAAAAAACCGACGTCCCGGCCCTCGCGCGCACACGTCGCGGTCGGCCCTGA
- a CDS encoding AMP-binding protein, which produces MHQNGTSHGTNGTLAHDVPPPAPALAPLEVGKLLSGSKLLILGGTGFLGKIFWIMMLDRYPSIGKIYLLVRSSKKATSEERFWSDIATSEAMLPLKEKYGDGLDAFLREKIVPIDGDVGRENCGIDAAWIREHKGALHAVVNVAGVVDFNPPLDEALDTNAFGAQNLVSLCRALGDAPLFHTSTCYVVGNRSGLIHEDVPGTKYPFPRADELGRELWDPQREITDCLDIVAQAKSRCEDAFRQSEFLEKATKNLLAKGEPTSGPALATELKNVKRKWVSDKLVEAGVERATHWGWPNVYTYTKSIGEQIIVNAGIRYVIARPACCESTTAFPFPGWNEGIGTSAPLAFLIMKGHHQVVGRDTTLDFIPADTVCAGMILTLAELIEGTNKAVYQYGTSDLNPASTRRLGELMGLYRRRSFQRTGKGNALANFLQAHYEPAIVDLDRYNAFGPGQMARAARGMASALKAAPGPTARFAKPIAKSLDGFAYQEEKIDMIIRLFLPFTSEQKGPFSCANTREAYARTAPADREKLPWSPETLDWADYMMNQHMPALEKRVIPWMEERYRKELKPLKAHETLVTLTDQMAERHGHAVALGRYEGDDGFTRITYEDVLARAEDVAARLFAAGVAKGDRVVLAGKNTPEWAIAYFGIMRAGATCVPMDPDMDAAAFVNVVRESHAKVAILDAHVEKKVGAHLTAELAEVVHVALVAVTELDPQLSRPRVEVRGDDVASLIFTSGTTGKPKGVMLTHENFTSLIASLAPLFPLSSNDRVLSVLPLHHTFEFTAGLLLPFSRGTKVFYPGEITGDRITRALKQGRITGMVGVPAVWQLLERRILSRVHAKGRTVEAVFDVGAEVSRWLSRTAGIDVGRSLFGPVHEELGGHVKWLISGGAALPKDTQKLFSGLGLKLTEGYGLTEAAPVLAVAKAGSPAGQVGKAIPGVELKIDSPDADGVGEVLARGKNVMRGYTDEEATKATIDADGWLHTGDLGKFDKKGRLQIVGRSKDVVVTSNGENLYPDDLERLLGHVAHIEELAFVGVESPSGGERLACIAVPKADDGVSRHERMSRAERSLRDALAKLPYGKQPSVVHLYDAPLPRTSTRKVKRIEVRQILHRTIAATQRSKDEPHATPVRAAIAGLKGMKPADVAGDMTIAGDLGLDSLALTELLAALEAKVGTIEPDELQACRTVADVEVLVGTERQSLRPPKVEPAARYRIEGRGKPAEKTDDEVAFTLPPELQSAGKKLIGKLQDVFYDGVMTSRVSGRAFIPHNRNVLVVANHASHLDMGFVRHALGHYGEDIVTLAAQDYFFDKNSFKRAFFENLTNLKAIDRKSGLRASERQAGEVLSQGKTVLIFPEGTRSPDGQIQEFKSFLGHLVLTYGVDVLPVYVGGTHQAMGKGSRIPTKRDIFARIGPALTLADLKRLTEGLSYGDASREVAKLARAAVVALRDGDVLDLARVDSLDGSRKKKEHPLVTLFTELGQKFRKDRVEKPVSFYFTLGGEDQAKWTVRVNEAGCEIKQGKPEGGTADCVLKTSPEIFTKIVNGYMPSPAEFISGAIKSNDVSLLMEFQKVFELG; this is translated from the coding sequence ATGCACCAGAACGGTACTTCCCACGGAACGAACGGCACGCTCGCCCACGACGTGCCCCCCCCCGCCCCGGCCCTCGCGCCTCTCGAGGTCGGGAAGCTGCTCTCGGGCTCGAAGCTCCTCATCCTCGGGGGGACGGGCTTCCTGGGGAAGATCTTCTGGATCATGATGCTCGACCGCTACCCGAGCATCGGCAAGATCTACCTGCTCGTGCGGAGCTCGAAGAAGGCGACGAGCGAAGAGCGCTTCTGGAGCGACATCGCGACGAGCGAAGCGATGCTCCCGCTCAAGGAGAAATACGGCGACGGGCTCGACGCGTTCCTCCGCGAGAAGATCGTGCCGATCGACGGCGACGTCGGCCGAGAGAACTGCGGCATCGACGCTGCGTGGATCCGCGAGCACAAGGGCGCCCTGCACGCGGTCGTCAACGTGGCGGGTGTGGTGGACTTCAACCCGCCGCTCGACGAGGCCCTCGACACGAACGCCTTCGGGGCGCAAAACCTCGTCTCGCTGTGCCGCGCGCTCGGCGACGCGCCGCTCTTCCACACGAGCACCTGCTACGTCGTCGGCAACCGCTCCGGCCTCATCCACGAGGACGTGCCGGGCACCAAGTACCCGTTCCCGCGCGCCGACGAGCTCGGTCGCGAGCTGTGGGATCCGCAGCGCGAGATCACCGACTGCCTCGACATCGTGGCGCAAGCGAAGAGCCGCTGCGAGGACGCGTTCCGCCAGAGCGAGTTCCTCGAGAAGGCCACGAAGAACCTGCTCGCGAAGGGGGAGCCCACGAGCGGCCCCGCGCTCGCCACCGAGCTCAAGAACGTGAAGCGCAAGTGGGTGAGCGACAAGCTCGTCGAGGCGGGCGTCGAGCGCGCGACCCACTGGGGTTGGCCGAACGTGTACACGTACACGAAGAGCATCGGCGAGCAGATCATCGTGAACGCCGGGATCCGCTACGTCATCGCGCGGCCGGCGTGCTGCGAGAGCACGACGGCGTTCCCGTTCCCCGGCTGGAACGAGGGGATCGGCACGTCGGCGCCGCTCGCGTTCCTCATCATGAAGGGCCATCACCAGGTGGTCGGACGTGACACGACGCTCGACTTCATCCCCGCCGACACCGTGTGCGCGGGCATGATCCTGACGCTCGCGGAGCTCATCGAGGGCACGAACAAGGCCGTCTACCAATACGGAACGAGCGACCTCAACCCGGCGTCGACGCGGCGCCTCGGGGAGCTCATGGGCCTCTACCGGAGGCGCTCGTTCCAGCGCACCGGGAAGGGCAACGCGCTCGCGAACTTCCTCCAGGCGCACTACGAGCCGGCGATCGTCGATCTCGACCGGTACAACGCCTTCGGCCCCGGGCAAATGGCGCGCGCGGCGAGGGGCATGGCTTCGGCGTTGAAGGCCGCCCCCGGGCCCACGGCACGCTTCGCGAAGCCGATCGCCAAGTCGCTCGACGGCTTCGCGTACCAAGAAGAGAAGATCGACATGATCATCCGCCTCTTCTTGCCCTTCACGAGCGAGCAGAAGGGGCCGTTTTCGTGCGCCAACACGCGCGAGGCGTACGCCCGCACGGCGCCGGCCGACCGCGAGAAGCTGCCGTGGTCGCCCGAGACGCTCGACTGGGCCGACTACATGATGAACCAGCACATGCCGGCGCTCGAGAAGCGGGTCATCCCGTGGATGGAAGAGCGGTACCGGAAGGAGCTCAAGCCCCTCAAGGCGCACGAGACGCTGGTCACGCTCACAGACCAGATGGCCGAACGCCACGGGCACGCTGTGGCCCTCGGGCGCTACGAGGGCGACGATGGGTTCACGCGCATCACCTACGAGGACGTGCTCGCGCGGGCCGAGGACGTCGCGGCGCGCCTGTTCGCCGCCGGTGTCGCGAAGGGAGACCGCGTGGTCCTCGCGGGGAAGAACACGCCGGAGTGGGCGATCGCGTACTTCGGCATCATGCGCGCCGGGGCCACGTGCGTCCCGATGGATCCGGACATGGACGCGGCGGCCTTCGTCAACGTCGTGCGCGAGAGCCACGCCAAGGTGGCGATCCTCGACGCGCACGTCGAGAAGAAGGTCGGGGCACACCTCACGGCGGAGCTCGCCGAGGTCGTCCACGTGGCTCTCGTGGCCGTGACCGAGCTCGACCCGCAGCTCTCTCGCCCGCGCGTCGAGGTGCGGGGGGACGACGTAGCGAGCCTCATCTTCACGAGCGGCACGACGGGCAAGCCCAAGGGCGTCATGCTCACGCACGAGAACTTCACGTCGCTCATCGCGTCGCTCGCGCCGCTCTTCCCGCTGTCGTCCAACGACCGGGTGCTCTCGGTCCTGCCGCTGCACCACACGTTCGAGTTCACGGCCGGCCTCCTCTTGCCCTTCTCGCGCGGCACGAAGGTCTTCTATCCTGGCGAAATCACTGGGGATCGCATCACTCGGGCGCTCAAGCAGGGGCGCATCACGGGCATGGTGGGCGTGCCCGCGGTGTGGCAGCTCCTCGAGCGACGCATCCTCTCGCGCGTGCACGCCAAGGGGCGCACGGTGGAGGCGGTGTTCGACGTGGGCGCCGAGGTGTCGCGGTGGCTCTCGAGGACCGCGGGGATCGACGTGGGGCGCTCGCTCTTCGGACCGGTCCACGAGGAGCTCGGCGGCCACGTGAAGTGGCTCATCTCGGGCGGCGCGGCCCTCCCGAAGGACACGCAGAAGCTCTTCTCGGGGCTCGGCTTGAAGCTCACCGAGGGGTACGGCCTCACCGAGGCGGCGCCCGTGCTGGCCGTGGCCAAGGCCGGCTCGCCCGCCGGGCAGGTCGGAAAGGCGATCCCCGGCGTGGAGCTCAAGATCGACTCCCCCGACGCCGACGGAGTGGGCGAGGTGCTCGCGCGCGGCAAGAACGTGATGCGCGGGTACACCGACGAAGAGGCCACCAAAGCCACCATCGACGCGGACGGCTGGCTCCACACGGGGGATCTCGGCAAATTCGACAAGAAGGGCCGGCTCCAGATCGTGGGCCGCTCGAAGGACGTCGTGGTCACGTCGAACGGAGAGAACCTCTACCCGGACGACCTCGAGCGCCTGCTCGGGCACGTGGCCCACATCGAGGAGCTCGCGTTCGTGGGCGTCGAGAGCCCCTCGGGCGGCGAGCGGCTCGCGTGCATCGCGGTGCCCAAGGCCGACGATGGCGTGTCGCGCCACGAGCGCATGTCGCGGGCCGAACGCTCGCTCCGCGACGCCCTCGCGAAGCTGCCCTACGGGAAACAGCCGTCCGTCGTTCATTTGTATGATGCACCTTTGCCGCGCACCTCGACGCGGAAGGTGAAGCGCATCGAGGTCCGTCAGATCCTGCACCGCACGATCGCCGCGACCCAGCGCTCGAAGGACGAGCCGCACGCGACGCCGGTGCGCGCCGCGATCGCGGGGCTGAAGGGCATGAAGCCCGCCGACGTCGCCGGGGACATGACGATCGCGGGAGACCTCGGGCTCGACTCGCTCGCGCTCACGGAGCTGCTCGCGGCGCTCGAAGCGAAAGTGGGCACGATCGAGCCGGACGAGCTCCAGGCCTGCCGCACGGTGGCCGACGTCGAAGTGCTCGTGGGTACGGAGCGACAGAGCCTGCGCCCCCCGAAGGTGGAGCCCGCCGCGCGCTACCGCATCGAGGGGCGCGGGAAGCCCGCCGAGAAGACGGACGACGAGGTCGCGTTCACGCTCCCGCCCGAGCTCCAGTCCGCCGGGAAGAAGCTCATCGGCAAGCTCCAGGACGTCTTCTACGACGGGGTCATGACGTCGCGGGTGTCGGGGCGGGCGTTCATTCCGCACAACCGCAACGTGCTCGTCGTCGCGAACCACGCGAGCCACCTCGACATGGGCTTCGTGCGGCACGCGCTCGGCCACTACGGCGAGGACATCGTGACGCTCGCCGCGCAGGACTACTTCTTCGACAAAAACAGCTTCAAGCGGGCCTTCTTCGAGAACCTGACGAACCTCAAGGCGATCGACAGGAAGAGCGGGCTCCGCGCGAGCGAGCGCCAAGCCGGCGAGGTGCTCTCGCAGGGCAAGACGGTCCTCATCTTCCCCGAGGGGACGCGAAGCCCCGACGGCCAGATTCAAGAGTTCAAGTCGTTCCTCGGGCACCTCGTGCTCACCTACGGCGTGGACGTGCTTCCGGTGTACGTCGGTGGCACACATCAGGCGATGGGCAAGGGCTCGCGGATCCCGACGAAGCGCGACATCTTCGCGCGTATCGGGCCGGCGCTCACCCTCGCCGATCTGAAGCGCCTCACCGAGGGGCTCTCGTACGGAGATGCCTCGCGTGAGGTCGCGAAGCTCGCGCGGGCGGCCGTGGTGGCGCTCCGCGACGGCGACGTGCTCGACCTCGCTCGTGTCGACTCGCTCGACGGCTCGAGGAAGAAGAAGGAGCATCCGCTCGTCACCCTCTTCACGGAGCTCGGGCAGAAGTTCCGCAAGGATCGCGTCGAGAAGCCGGTGTCGTTCTATTTCACGCTGGGGGGCGAGGACCAGGCCAAGTGGACCGTCCGCGTGAACGAGGCGGGCTGCGAGATCAAGCAGGGGAAGCCCGAGGGCGGCACGGCCGACTGCGTGCTGAAGACGAGCCCGGAGATCTTCACGAAGATCGTGAACGGGTACATGCCGAGCCCGGCCGAGTTCATCTCGGGGGCCATCAAGTCGAACGACGTGAGCCTGCTCATGGAGTTCCAGAAGGTGTTCGAGCTCGGCTGA